A genomic segment from Dechloromonas denitrificans encodes:
- a CDS encoding fumarylacetoacetate hydrolase family protein, which yields MIKQKVSGTVYGVILNDTVSVQKIGSLEEAPYKGAPKAPVLYLKPANTRVSCGSTVDLPKGADSVEVAATIGLVMGRAAGRLTAGNALESVAGIVLAADLSLPHSSYYRPAIREKCFDGALPISSVKPLADLAGLMLTTEIDGQVVDSRALNDLIRSPAKLLADVTEWMTLSQGDVLLVGVRYMAPQAKAGSSVRISAEGLGSLNFTIAEGVAA from the coding sequence ATGATCAAACAGAAAGTCAGCGGCACGGTGTATGGCGTCATTCTCAATGACACCGTCTCCGTCCAGAAAATCGGTTCTCTTGAGGAAGCGCCGTACAAGGGCGCGCCCAAGGCCCCGGTGCTTTACCTGAAACCGGCCAATACCCGGGTTTCCTGCGGTAGCACGGTCGACCTGCCGAAAGGGGCCGATTCCGTCGAAGTCGCCGCCACTATCGGTCTGGTCATGGGCCGCGCCGCTGGCCGACTGACTGCCGGCAATGCACTGGAATCGGTCGCCGGCATCGTGCTCGCCGCCGATCTCAGCCTGCCGCACAGCAGCTACTACCGTCCGGCGATCCGCGAGAAGTGTTTCGACGGTGCCTTGCCGATTTCGTCAGTCAAGCCGCTGGCTGATCTGGCCGGGCTGATGCTGACGACCGAGATCGACGGTCAGGTGGTCGATAGCCGTGCGCTGAATGATCTGATCCGTTCGCCGGCCAAACTGCTGGCCGATGTGACCGAATGGATGACGCTGAGCCAGGGCGATGTGCTGCTCGTCGGTGTGCGTTATATGGCGCCGCAAGCCAAGGCCGGCAGCAGCGTTCGCATCAGTGCCGAAGGATTGGGCAGCCTGAATTTCACCATCGCCGAAGGAGTCGCAGCATGA
- a CDS encoding 5-carboxymethyl-2-hydroxymuconate Delta-isomerase, with amino-acid sequence MPHLIFEVTDNLDVAEADVRSLLKKANQVLIDQGGVFPIGGIRSRVVWLHDYCVADGTVDDAFVHVTLKIGGGRSEEAKKKAGDELFAMICAHFAAIYAKRTLALSMEIVEFSESGTWKQNNIHARYKKT; translated from the coding sequence ATGCCCCATCTGATCTTTGAAGTGACCGACAACCTCGACGTGGCCGAAGCCGACGTCAGGAGCCTGTTGAAAAAAGCCAACCAGGTGTTGATTGACCAGGGTGGGGTGTTCCCGATCGGCGGCATCCGTTCCCGCGTCGTCTGGCTGCACGATTACTGTGTGGCTGACGGCACGGTGGACGATGCCTTCGTGCATGTCACGCTGAAAATCGGTGGTGGACGCAGCGAAGAAGCCAAAAAGAAAGCCGGCGACGAGCTGTTCGCAATGATCTGCGCGCACTTCGCCGCCATTTACGCAAAGCGCACGCTGGCTTTGTCGATGGAAATCGTCGAGTTCAGCGAATCAGGGACCTGGAAGCAAAACAATATCCACGCCCGTTACAAGAAGACTTAA
- a CDS encoding aldolase/citrate lyase family protein, with protein sequence MPRNTFKRALAARETQIGLFLGLANAYTAEIVATTGFDWLLIDGEHGPNDLRSIIEQLQALAPYPVKPVVRTVDHDVARIKQLLDGGVQTLMVPMVETAADAEKLVRAMRYPPHGIRGVGTAMARAARWNGVEGYFAHADQEMCLIVQIESTAGLAGLDDILKVEGVDAVFIGPSDLAASMGHLGNPGHAEVKAAVAAAIGKISAAGKAAGVFSADPAAAEAYREMGASFLLVGVDALLLRNSAVALADKFKKADAAKSGAAY encoded by the coding sequence ATGCCCCGCAATACCTTCAAGCGTGCGCTCGCCGCCCGCGAAACGCAGATCGGCCTGTTCCTCGGCCTGGCCAACGCCTACACCGCCGAAATCGTTGCCACCACCGGCTTCGACTGGCTGCTGATCGATGGCGAGCACGGTCCGAACGACCTGCGCAGCATCATCGAGCAACTGCAGGCGCTGGCGCCGTACCCGGTCAAGCCGGTCGTGCGCACCGTCGACCACGACGTCGCCCGCATCAAGCAATTGCTCGATGGCGGCGTCCAGACGCTGATGGTGCCGATGGTCGAAACCGCCGCCGATGCCGAAAAGCTGGTCCGCGCCATGCGCTACCCGCCGCACGGCATCCGCGGCGTCGGCACGGCGATGGCGCGCGCTGCCCGCTGGAACGGCGTCGAAGGCTACTTCGCCCACGCTGACCAGGAAATGTGCCTGATCGTGCAGATCGAATCGACGGCTGGCCTGGCCGGCCTCGACGATATCCTCAAGGTTGAGGGCGTCGACGCGGTGTTCATTGGCCCGTCCGACCTGGCCGCTTCGATGGGCCATCTTGGTAATCCGGGGCACGCCGAGGTCAAGGCGGCGGTTGCCGCTGCGATCGGCAAGATCTCGGCCGCCGGCAAGGCGGCGGGCGTGTTCTCGGCTGATCCGGCTGCGGCGGAGGCTTATCGCGAAATGGGGGCGAGCTTCCTGCTGGTCGGCGTCGATGCCCTGTTGCTGCGCAATTCGGCGGTGGCACTGGCCGACAAATTCAAGAAAGCCGACGCAGCCAAGAGCGGCGCGGCCTACTAA
- the hpaH gene encoding 2-oxo-hept-4-ene-1,7-dioate hydratase → MLSQDIIEATARRFHEAEKTRQQIRQISLDYPEITIPDAYAIQKAWVDMKIAEGRKIVGHKIGLTSRAMQMSSQINEPDYGTLLDDMVFADGGEIPVDRFIVPMIEVELAFILKDRLEGENVSMLDVLSATDYVIPALELIDARSQRIDPESKRPRKVFDTISDNAANAGIIMGGRPVKPMDIDLRWVSALLYRNGVIEETGVAAGVLNHPANGISWLAKRFAPHGVALEPGQIILAGSFTRPVPASRGDTFHVDYGPLGNITCRFV, encoded by the coding sequence ATGCTTAGCCAGGACATCATCGAAGCCACCGCGCGTCGCTTCCACGAAGCCGAAAAGACCCGCCAGCAGATCCGCCAGATTTCGCTGGATTACCCGGAAATCACCATTCCCGACGCCTACGCGATCCAGAAGGCCTGGGTCGACATGAAGATCGCCGAAGGGCGCAAGATCGTCGGCCACAAGATCGGCCTGACCTCGCGCGCCATGCAGATGTCGTCGCAGATCAACGAGCCGGATTACGGCACGCTGCTCGATGACATGGTCTTTGCCGACGGCGGCGAAATCCCGGTCGACCGCTTCATCGTGCCGATGATCGAGGTCGAGCTGGCCTTCATCCTCAAGGATCGTCTCGAAGGCGAAAACGTCAGCATGCTCGACGTGCTCTCCGCCACCGACTATGTGATTCCGGCGCTCGAACTGATCGATGCCCGTTCGCAGCGCATCGACCCGGAAAGCAAGCGGCCGCGCAAGGTCTTCGACACCATTTCGGATAATGCCGCCAACGCCGGCATCATCATGGGCGGCCGCCCGGTCAAGCCGATGGACATCGACCTGCGCTGGGTCTCGGCGCTGCTTTACCGCAACGGCGTGATCGAGGAAACCGGCGTCGCCGCCGGCGTGCTGAATCACCCGGCGAACGGCATCTCCTGGCTGGCCAAGCGTTTTGCACCGCATGGCGTGGCGCTCGAACCGGGCCAGATCATCCTGGCCGGTTCCTTCACGCGGCCGGTGCCGGCCAGCCGTGGCGACACCTTCCATGTCGATTACGGCCCCCTCGGCAATATCACCTGCCGTTTTGTCTGA
- the hpaD gene encoding 3,4-dihydroxyphenylacetate 2,3-dioxygenase, which yields MGKLVLAAKITHVPSMYLSEQDGPHKGCRQAAIDGHKEIARRMRELKVDTIVVFDTHWLVNSGYHVNCAPSWEGIYTSNELPHFIKNMPFSYQGNPALGHAIAEQATAAGVHTRAHDATSLALEYGTLVPMRYMNEDKQFKVISVSALCTVHNLLDSVELGRAVRRAIEQSEGNVAVLASGSLSHRFAQNGVSDQFLHKVWDPFLETVDHHVVNLWKNGDWKTFCGMLPEYAVKCHGEGNMHDTAMLLGVLGWDQYEGKAEVVTPYFGSSGTGQINVVFPV from the coding sequence ATGGGCAAACTCGTACTCGCCGCCAAAATCACCCACGTTCCGTCGATGTACCTGTCGGAACAGGACGGGCCGCACAAAGGCTGCCGTCAGGCGGCCATCGATGGTCACAAGGAAATCGCCCGTCGCATGCGTGAGTTGAAGGTCGACACCATCGTCGTCTTCGACACGCACTGGCTGGTCAATTCCGGCTACCACGTGAATTGCGCGCCGTCGTGGGAGGGCATCTACACCTCCAACGAGCTGCCGCATTTCATCAAGAACATGCCTTTCTCGTACCAGGGCAATCCGGCGCTCGGCCATGCCATCGCCGAGCAGGCCACGGCGGCTGGCGTGCACACCCGCGCCCATGACGCGACCAGCCTGGCGCTTGAATACGGCACGCTGGTGCCGATGCGCTACATGAACGAGGACAAGCAGTTCAAGGTCATCTCGGTCTCCGCGCTATGTACTGTGCATAACCTGCTCGATTCCGTCGAGCTGGGCCGTGCCGTGCGCCGTGCCATCGAGCAGAGCGAAGGCAATGTCGCCGTGCTGGCTTCCGGTTCGCTGTCACACCGCTTCGCGCAGAACGGCGTGTCCGACCAGTTCCTGCACAAGGTCTGGGACCCGTTCCTCGAAACAGTCGATCACCATGTCGTCAATCTGTGGAAGAACGGCGACTGGAAGACCTTCTGCGGCATGTTGCCGGAGTACGCGGTCAAGTGCCACGGCGAAGGCAACATGCACGATACGGCGATGCTGCTCGGCGTGCTGGGCTGGGACCAATACGAAGGCAAGGCCGAAGTCGTCACGCCTTATTTCGGTTCGTCCGGCACCGGCCAGATCAACGTCGTATTCCCCGTCTAA
- a CDS encoding fumarylacetoacetate hydrolase family protein has protein sequence MKRGRISYNGAVQQVTEANGKVRLSDGRLLKEGDFQWLPPVEVGTVFALGLNYADHAKELAFKAPEVPLVFLKGPNAITGHKANTRRPADATYMHYECELAVVIGKTGKNVAKADAMDIVAGYTVANDYAIRDYLENFYRPNLRVKNRDACTPLGPWLVDAADVPNPGALKLTTRVNGKTTQTGTTADMIFDIPTLIEYLSSFMTLNPGDVILTGTPEGLADVKAGDVIETEVEGVCCLINTIVDDQTYFANA, from the coding sequence ATGAAGCGCGGTCGTATCAGTTACAACGGGGCCGTTCAGCAAGTTACCGAAGCCAATGGCAAGGTTCGCCTGTCCGACGGTCGACTGCTCAAGGAAGGCGATTTCCAGTGGCTGCCGCCGGTCGAAGTCGGCACCGTCTTCGCGCTCGGCCTGAACTACGCCGACCACGCCAAGGAACTGGCTTTCAAGGCGCCGGAAGTGCCGCTCGTCTTCCTCAAGGGACCGAACGCGATCACCGGCCACAAGGCCAACACCCGCCGCCCGGCTGACGCCACCTACATGCACTACGAGTGCGAGCTGGCCGTGGTTATCGGCAAGACCGGCAAGAACGTCGCCAAGGCCGACGCCATGGACATCGTCGCCGGCTACACCGTGGCCAATGACTACGCCATCCGCGACTACCTGGAAAATTTCTATCGCCCGAACCTGCGCGTCAAGAACCGCGACGCCTGCACACCGCTCGGCCCCTGGCTGGTCGACGCCGCCGACGTGCCGAATCCGGGCGCGCTCAAGCTGACCACCCGCGTCAATGGCAAGACGACGCAGACCGGCACGACGGCCGACATGATTTTCGACATCCCGACGCTGATCGAATACCTGTCGTCCTTCATGACGTTGAATCCGGGCGACGTGATCCTGACCGGCACGCCGGAAGGCCTGGCCGATGTGAAAGCCGGCGACGTGATCGAGACGGAAGTGGAGGGCGTCTGCTGCCTGATCAACACCATCGTCGACGACCAGACTTATTTCGCCAACGCTTAA
- the hpaD gene encoding 3,4-dihydroxyphenylacetate 2,3-dioxygenase translates to MGEILMAIKCTHVPSMLISEQPGPAHGCRQAAIDAEREIGRRAVELGVDTFIVFDTHWLVNAGYHINNNAVHKGNYTSHEFPHFIQDLPYEFPGNPELGNLIAEEATAMGVKTRAHQVASLDLEYGTILPMRYMNPEGKIKVISIAGWSTFGSLEESRILGEALAKAVARSNSKVAIVASGSMSHQIWENRLVEQGFNSISREFNKQVDLRVLQLWENGEWDTFLRMLPEYAQYCTGEGKMHDTAMLFGAIGWDQFAGKAEVVCPYFESSGTGQVVVSLPVAGIPLAARGIGAEMPVS, encoded by the coding sequence ATGGGTGAAATTCTTATGGCCATCAAGTGCACGCACGTGCCGTCGATGCTCATTTCCGAACAGCCGGGCCCGGCCCACGGCTGCCGTCAGGCGGCGATCGATGCCGAGCGCGAGATCGGTCGTCGTGCCGTCGAACTGGGGGTGGATACCTTCATCGTGTTCGACACGCACTGGCTGGTCAATGCGGGTTATCACATCAACAACAATGCGGTGCACAAGGGCAATTACACCAGCCACGAGTTTCCGCATTTCATCCAGGATTTGCCCTACGAGTTTCCGGGTAACCCGGAGCTGGGCAACCTGATCGCCGAAGAAGCTACCGCGATGGGCGTCAAGACGCGCGCCCACCAGGTCGCCTCGCTCGATCTCGAATACGGCACGATTTTGCCGATGCGCTACATGAACCCGGAAGGCAAGATCAAGGTTATCTCGATTGCCGGCTGGAGCACCTTCGGTTCGCTCGAAGAGTCACGCATCCTCGGCGAGGCGCTGGCCAAGGCCGTCGCCCGCAGCAACAGCAAGGTCGCCATCGTCGCCTCCGGCTCGATGTCGCACCAGATCTGGGAAAACCGCCTGGTCGAACAGGGCTTCAACTCAATCAGCCGCGAGTTCAACAAGCAGGTTGACCTGCGTGTCCTGCAACTGTGGGAGAACGGCGAATGGGATACTTTCCTGCGCATGCTGCCGGAATACGCCCAGTACTGCACCGGCGAAGGCAAGATGCACGACACCGCCATGCTGTTCGGCGCAATCGGCTGGGACCAATTCGCCGGCAAGGCCGAAGTGGTCTGCCCTTACTTTGAAAGTTCGGGTACTGGCCAGGTCGTCGTCAGCTTGCCGGTTGCCGGCATCCCGCTCGCTGCGCGCGGTATCGGCGCTGAAATGCCGGTTTCCTGA
- a CDS encoding NAD-dependent succinate-semialdehyde dehydrogenase yields MLVLKDTNLLRQACYINGAWVAADAGETFPVTNPATGETIASVPRCGAAETERAIAAADEALKTWRETTAAERSRILRRWFDLLMTHQDDLAALMTAEQGKPLAEAKGEIAYAAAYIEWFAEEAKRAYGEVIPSPFKDRQLVVTKEPVGVCAAITPWNFPSAMITRKVAPALAAGCTIILKPAEQTPLSALALAELAERAGVPAGVFSVVTGKASAIGGVMTASPIVRKLTFTGSTPIGQLLMQQCAGTVKKMSLELGGNAPFIVFDDADLDAAVAGALASKYRNAGQTCVCSNRFLVQDGVYDAFAAKLATAVAGLKVGHGTEEGVTQGPLIDDAAINKVEELVKDAVDKGARIVTGGKRHALGRTWYEPTILADVTTGMAVAKEEIFGPVAPLFRFKTEAEAVHMANDTEFGLAAYFFSKDHGRVWRVSKQLEYGMVGVNTGLISTEVAPFGGVKMSGVGREGSSHGLDEYMETKYLALGGL; encoded by the coding sequence ATGCTGGTCTTGAAAGACACCAACCTGCTGCGCCAGGCTTGCTACATCAACGGCGCCTGGGTCGCCGCCGACGCCGGTGAGACCTTTCCCGTTACCAACCCGGCGACCGGCGAAACCATCGCCAGCGTGCCGCGTTGCGGCGCCGCCGAGACCGAGCGCGCCATCGCCGCTGCCGACGAAGCCCTGAAAACCTGGCGCGAAACCACCGCCGCCGAGCGTTCGCGCATCCTGCGTCGCTGGTTCGACCTGCTGATGACGCACCAGGACGACCTCGCCGCGCTGATGACCGCCGAGCAGGGCAAGCCGCTGGCCGAGGCCAAGGGCGAAATCGCCTACGCCGCCGCCTACATCGAGTGGTTCGCCGAGGAAGCCAAGCGCGCTTACGGAGAAGTCATTCCGTCGCCGTTCAAGGATCGTCAGCTGGTCGTCACCAAGGAGCCGGTCGGTGTCTGCGCCGCGATCACGCCGTGGAACTTCCCGTCGGCCATGATCACCCGCAAGGTTGCCCCGGCACTGGCTGCCGGCTGCACCATCATCTTGAAGCCGGCCGAGCAGACACCGCTGTCGGCGCTCGCTCTGGCTGAACTGGCCGAACGTGCCGGCGTACCGGCCGGTGTGTTCAGCGTGGTGACCGGCAAGGCGTCGGCCATCGGTGGCGTGATGACGGCCAGCCCGATCGTCCGCAAGCTGACTTTCACCGGCTCGACCCCCATCGGTCAGTTGCTGATGCAGCAGTGCGCCGGCACGGTCAAGAAGATGTCGCTCGAACTCGGCGGCAATGCGCCTTTCATCGTCTTCGACGACGCCGATCTCGATGCTGCGGTGGCTGGTGCGCTTGCCTCCAAGTACCGCAACGCCGGCCAGACCTGTGTCTGTTCCAACCGCTTCCTGGTCCAGGATGGTGTCTATGATGCCTTCGCCGCCAAGCTGGCGACGGCCGTTGCCGGTCTGAAGGTCGGGCACGGTACGGAGGAGGGCGTCACGCAAGGCCCGCTGATCGATGATGCAGCGATCAACAAGGTCGAGGAACTGGTCAAGGACGCCGTCGACAAGGGCGCCCGCATCGTCACCGGCGGCAAGCGCCACGCGCTGGGTCGCACCTGGTACGAGCCGACCATCCTGGCCGATGTGACGACCGGCATGGCGGTGGCCAAGGAAGAAATCTTCGGGCCGGTCGCGCCGTTGTTCCGCTTCAAGACCGAAGCCGAAGCGGTACACATGGCTAACGACACCGAATTCGGTCTGGCCGCCTACTTCTTCTCCAAGGATCACGGCCGTGTCTGGCGCGTTTCCAAGCAGCTCGAATACGGCATGGTCGGCGTCAATACCGGCCTGATCTCGACCGAAGTTGCCCCGTTCGGTGGCGTCAAGATGTCCGGCGTTGGCCGTGAAGGCTCCAGCCATGGGCTCGACGAGTACATGGAAACCAAGTACCTCGCTCTAGGCGGCTTGTAA
- the hpaE gene encoding 5-carboxymethyl-2-hydroxymuconate semialdehyde dehydrogenase, whose translation MIQHIINGQKVGSKETFETINPATGEVIDTVASGGQEEINAAVAAAKAAFPGWAATPVKERARLVRKLGELIAANVEPIADMETADCGQVTNQTKRVLIPRASDNFNYFAELIQHMHGETYDSDTGHLNYTLWQPVGVCALISPWNVPFMTATWKTAPCLAFGNTAVMKMSELSPLTANRLGELALEAGIPAGVFNVVHGFGDKAGEPLVSHPDVRSISFTGSTATGNRIVKAAGLKKFSMELGGKSPFIIFDDADYERALDAAIFMIFSNNGERCTAGSRIIVQEGIYDKFVADFAARASRLVVGDPMDPNTVIGPMISKGHMDKVNYYIELGKQEGAEVVFGGGTPVVADKFKNGFWVQPTVFANVDNKMRIAQEEIFGPVPCIIRFKTEEDAVRIANDTIYGLSSYLWTNNTGRAIRLAKAIESGMTFVNSQNVRDLRQPFGGSKASGTGREGNHYSYDVFCEAKNIAVSYGSHHIPRWGV comes from the coding sequence ATGATTCAACACATCATCAACGGCCAGAAGGTCGGCAGCAAGGAAACCTTCGAAACCATCAACCCGGCGACCGGCGAAGTCATCGACACCGTCGCCAGCGGCGGCCAGGAAGAAATCAATGCCGCCGTAGCCGCCGCCAAGGCCGCCTTTCCGGGCTGGGCGGCAACGCCGGTCAAGGAACGCGCCCGCCTTGTGCGCAAGCTGGGCGAACTGATCGCCGCCAATGTCGAGCCGATTGCCGACATGGAAACGGCCGACTGCGGCCAGGTCACCAACCAGACCAAGCGCGTGCTGATCCCGCGCGCCTCGGACAACTTCAACTACTTCGCCGAGCTGATCCAGCACATGCACGGCGAAACCTACGATTCCGACACCGGCCACCTCAACTACACGCTGTGGCAGCCGGTCGGCGTTTGCGCGCTGATCTCGCCGTGGAACGTGCCGTTCATGACCGCGACCTGGAAGACCGCGCCGTGCCTGGCTTTCGGCAACACGGCAGTGATGAAAATGTCCGAATTGTCGCCGTTGACCGCCAACCGCCTCGGCGAACTGGCGCTTGAAGCCGGCATCCCGGCCGGCGTCTTCAACGTCGTGCATGGTTTTGGCGACAAGGCCGGCGAACCACTGGTCTCGCATCCGGATGTCCGCTCGATTTCCTTCACCGGCTCGACCGCCACTGGCAATCGCATCGTCAAGGCCGCCGGCCTGAAAAAGTTCTCGATGGAACTGGGCGGCAAGTCGCCGTTCATCATCTTCGACGACGCGGACTACGAACGCGCCCTCGATGCCGCCATCTTCATGATTTTCTCGAACAACGGCGAACGCTGCACCGCCGGTTCGCGGATCATTGTCCAGGAAGGGATCTACGACAAGTTCGTCGCCGATTTCGCGGCGCGTGCCTCGCGCCTGGTGGTTGGCGACCCGATGGACCCGAACACCGTGATCGGCCCGATGATCTCCAAGGGCCACATGGACAAGGTCAATTACTACATCGAACTCGGCAAGCAGGAAGGCGCCGAAGTCGTCTTCGGCGGCGGCACGCCGGTCGTTGCCGACAAGTTCAAGAACGGTTTCTGGGTGCAGCCGACCGTGTTTGCCAATGTCGACAACAAGATGCGCATCGCCCAGGAAGAAATCTTCGGGCCGGTGCCCTGCATCATCCGCTTCAAGACCGAAGAGGATGCCGTGCGCATCGCCAACGACACCATCTACGGCCTGTCTTCGTATTTGTGGACCAACAACACCGGCCGCGCCATCCGCCTGGCCAAGGCCATCGAGTCGGGCATGACCTTCGTCAACAGCCAGAACGTGCGCGACCTGCGTCAGCCCTTCGGTGGCTCCAAGGCTTCAGGCACCGGTCGTGAAGGCAACCACTACAGCTACGACGTGTTCTGCGAAGCCAAGAACATCGCTGTGTCCTACGGCAGTCACCACATTCCGCGCTGGGGGGTGTAA
- a CDS encoding TRAP transporter large permease, producing the protein MSGTSIGLIGFGCLLAMLAVRVHITMAMFITGAGIYLVMNGGETSGLLYTLNNLVYARVSNYDLAVIPLFILMGQFATHGGLSKALFKAAGTLIGHWRGGLAMASTAACAAFGAICGSSLATAATMGQVALPELKAAGYSGRLATATLAASGTLGILIPPSVPLVIYAVLTQESIGKLFVAAVVPGIIAALGYILVIAFVVRRDPSAGPAGKKVPFGEMIKAQINIIPVLCVFLVVIVGIYGGWANPTEAASIGAAACGVIAAVSGGMRTKDFLQSVYGTAHATGMIFMVLIGADLLNSSLALSQMPTELALWVQNSGLPALVVLFSILLIYILLGCVMDSLAMILLTIPIFYPMVMGLEFFGMSVEDKSIWFGILALMVVEIGLVHPPVGMNLYVINKIAKDVPMKETAWGVMPFLASDFLRIVGLVFFPTMCLGLVHYLG; encoded by the coding sequence ATGAGCGGTACCTCTATTGGCCTGATCGGTTTCGGCTGTTTGCTGGCAATGCTGGCGGTGCGTGTGCATATCACGATGGCCATGTTCATTACCGGTGCCGGTATCTATCTGGTGATGAATGGTGGCGAAACCTCCGGTTTGTTGTACACCCTCAATAACCTGGTGTATGCGCGGGTTTCCAACTACGACCTGGCAGTCATTCCGCTGTTCATCCTGATGGGCCAGTTCGCCACGCACGGCGGTCTGTCCAAGGCGCTGTTCAAGGCGGCCGGTACGCTGATCGGTCACTGGCGCGGCGGTCTGGCCATGGCCTCGACGGCTGCCTGTGCTGCCTTCGGTGCGATCTGCGGCTCCTCGCTGGCGACTGCAGCAACGATGGGGCAGGTCGCTTTGCCCGAGTTGAAGGCCGCCGGCTATTCCGGCCGGCTGGCCACGGCCACCCTGGCCGCGTCCGGTACGCTGGGCATCCTGATTCCACCGTCGGTTCCGCTGGTCATCTACGCCGTGCTGACCCAGGAGTCGATTGGCAAGCTGTTCGTCGCTGCCGTTGTGCCGGGCATCATCGCGGCGCTGGGTTATATCCTGGTCATCGCCTTCGTCGTTCGCCGCGATCCAAGTGCCGGTCCGGCCGGCAAGAAAGTGCCGTTCGGCGAAATGATCAAGGCCCAGATCAACATCATCCCGGTGCTTTGCGTTTTCCTCGTCGTCATTGTCGGTATCTACGGCGGCTGGGCCAACCCGACCGAGGCTGCTTCGATCGGTGCGGCTGCCTGCGGCGTCATCGCCGCGGTGTCCGGTGGCATGCGGACCAAGGATTTCCTGCAGAGCGTCTATGGTACGGCCCACGCGACTGGCATGATCTTCATGGTGCTGATCGGCGCCGACCTGCTCAACTCCAGCCTCGCGCTGTCGCAAATGCCGACCGAGCTGGCGCTGTGGGTGCAGAACAGCGGCCTGCCGGCGCTGGTCGTGCTGTTCTCCATCCTGCTCATCTACATCCTGCTCGGTTGCGTGATGGATTCGCTGGCCATGATCCTGCTGACCATCCCGATTTTTTATCCGATGGTGATGGGCCTTGAATTTTTCGGCATGAGCGTCGAAGACAAGTCGATCTGGTTCGGTATCCTGGCCCTGATGGTCGTTGAAATCGGCCTGGTGCATCCGCCGGTCGGGATGAATCTCTATGTCATCAACAAGATTGCCAAGGATGTACCGATGAAGGAAACCGCCTGGGGGGTGATGCCCTTCCTGGCTTCCGATTTCCTGCGCATCGTCGGTCTCGTCTTCTTTCCCACCATGTGCCTCGGCCTGGTTCATTACCTCGGCTGA